From Chryseobacterium joostei, the proteins below share one genomic window:
- a CDS encoding MATE family efflux transporter, whose translation MRKLLHILKNGTAFTYGALAGKKVELTSGSINRSIFSLAIPMVMELVMESVFVSVNLLIIARLGDKVLGLVGITDNYINFAYAIAVGLGIAAATLTARRAGEKDKEGMGRTAHYIILLALFFAVLIGGVSCYFASEIVGFLGINANTVNEGVSFSRLVFLSIGLVILRLSVNGLFRGAGDADLAMKSLWICHISNIIFAVILVFGLGFIPAFGLMGLAYATVLSRLLAVLYQAFIFLSGKTSINILMPFHFDLPLLRKILKIAFGGLVQYIIPTSSWLIMVKIISTFGTTALAGYIIAQRIASVATMPAWGIGNAAGVLTGQNLGAGDADRAEKTVWRAGTINMSYLLAVALFWQLAAEYVVKFFTTEPEVARYAVQYIHVVSMAYLLLGFTMVISRALNAAGNIMQVTLLYIVMFYVIQLPLAYLLGVRFQWELKGIFTAIVSSEIVLAILFLMIFKNGKWKTIKI comes from the coding sequence ATGAGGAAACTCCTGCATATCCTAAAAAATGGAACGGCTTTCACCTACGGAGCCTTAGCCGGTAAAAAAGTAGAGCTTACTTCCGGAAGCATTAACCGTTCCATTTTTAGCTTAGCAATTCCAATGGTGATGGAGCTTGTGATGGAATCCGTCTTCGTAAGTGTCAACCTTTTAATTATTGCCAGATTAGGTGATAAGGTTCTTGGCCTTGTAGGAATTACGGATAACTACATCAATTTTGCCTATGCCATTGCGGTGGGACTCGGCATTGCCGCAGCGACCCTTACAGCAAGAAGAGCTGGTGAAAAAGACAAAGAAGGAATGGGCAGAACCGCTCATTATATTATTCTTTTAGCTCTGTTTTTCGCAGTGCTTATTGGCGGGGTCTCCTGTTATTTTGCTTCTGAAATTGTAGGATTTCTGGGAATTAATGCCAATACGGTAAACGAAGGGGTATCGTTTTCAAGGCTTGTATTTTTGAGTATTGGACTTGTTATCCTTCGTCTTTCCGTGAATGGACTTTTTAGGGGGGCCGGCGACGCAGACCTTGCCATGAAATCACTTTGGATCTGTCATATTTCGAATATCATCTTTGCTGTAATCTTGGTCTTTGGATTAGGGTTTATTCCAGCTTTCGGATTGATGGGATTGGCTTATGCAACAGTTTTATCCAGACTTTTAGCAGTCTTGTATCAGGCCTTTATCTTTCTGTCCGGAAAGACAAGTATCAACATCCTTATGCCTTTTCACTTTGATCTGCCATTACTCAGAAAAATTTTGAAAATAGCCTTTGGAGGACTGGTTCAATATATCATTCCAACGTCCAGCTGGTTGATTATGGTAAAAATTATCTCCACATTCGGTACTACAGCCCTTGCGGGATATATTATTGCCCAACGTATTGCTTCAGTAGCCACTATGCCTGCATGGGGAATAGGAAACGCCGCAGGAGTGCTTACAGGACAGAACTTAGGAGCCGGTGATGCAGACCGTGCAGAGAAAACAGTATGGAGAGCCGGGACAATTAATATGAGCTATCTGCTTGCAGTAGCATTATTTTGGCAGCTTGCCGCCGAATATGTAGTAAAATTCTTTACTACAGAACCTGAAGTCGCAAGGTATGCCGTACAATATATTCATGTCGTTTCTATGGCTTATTTGTTATTAGGGTTTACAATGGTCATCAGCCGTGCCCTGAATGCCGCAGGAAACATCATGCAGGTCACCTTATTGTATATCGTCATGTTCTATGTAATTCAGCTTCCCTTGGCTTATCTCCTGGGAGTAAGATTTCAATGGGAACTGAAAGGGATATTTACGGCTATCGTTTCCTCGGAAATCGTATTAGCCATATTATTCTTAATGATCTTTAAAAATGGTAAATGGAAAACTATAAAAATTTAA
- a CDS encoding acyl carrier protein — MNTTEEFYEIIASAIAIKKELVNENLTYQEIPEWDSMSHLLIVEALEQFYQIKFDFNDILEMGTVGKIREKMKKYEVLVEN, encoded by the coding sequence ATGAACACCACAGAAGAATTTTATGAAATTATTGCATCTGCAATTGCAATAAAAAAAGAATTGGTAAACGAAAACCTTACGTATCAGGAAATCCCGGAATGGGATTCTATGTCTCACCTTCTTATTGTAGAAGCGCTTGAACAGTTTTACCAGATCAAATTTGACTTCAATGATATCCTGGAAATGGGTACCGTTGGAAAAATTCGTGAAAAAATGAAAAAATACGAGGTACTCGTAGAAAACTAA